One genomic window of Anaplasma centrale str. Israel includes the following:
- a CDS encoding MBL fold metallo-hydrolase: MSVAQMYHACYAVGADVEGFLLDMKVTILGCGYSMGVPTVGCDCSVCSSDSAFNKRTRTSALIENGDVRILVDASPDLRAQALRHKLHVLDSVLFTHCHADHCAGIAELQAFNVGGGANCMPVYADYGTLSMLLASNAYFFVPGKPGAPWKKCHYLVAHPVRYHTEFFVGGCKIVSFKQIHGEVNSSGFLFDDDIAYCTDVKSFPQNSWDLLHNRRLLILGCLRYEEVAAHAHVDLCIEWIKELKPDTAVLTHMSHDLDYHQLTDYVKEKLPGGNVLVAYDGLELNL; the protein is encoded by the coding sequence ATGTCCGTTGCGCAGATGTACCATGCCTGCTACGCTGTAGGCGCTGATGTGGAGGGGTTTTTGCTAGATATGAAAGTTACTATTCTCGGGTGCGGGTATTCTATGGGCGTGCCAACTGTGGGGTGTGACTGCAGTGTCTGCAGTTCGGATTCTGCATTCAATAAAAGGACAAGGACCTCCGCATTGATTGAAAACGGCGATGTACGCATACTTGTAGATGCTTCGCCAGATTTGCGCGCTCAGGCCTTGCGTCATAAATTGCACGTTTTAGACTCTGTACTCTTTACACACTGCCATGCAGACCATTGTGCAGGTATTGCCGAACTTCAGGCTTTTAACGTGGGGGGAGGTGCCAACTGCATGCCGGTATATGCTGACTATGGCACGCTATCAATGTTGCTCGCCAGCAATGCGTACTTTTTCGTTCCAGGTAAGCCAGGCGCCCCTTGGAAGAAGTGCCACTATTTGGTTGCACACCCAGTCCGCTATCATACCGAGTTTTTTGTGGGCGGATGTAAAATAGTCTCGTTTAAGCAAATACATGGTGAAGTCAATAGCAGCGGATTCCTATTTGACGATGATATTGCCTATTGTACCGATGTAAAATCCTTTCCGCAAAATTCGTGGGATCTGCTACACAATAGGCGACTGCTAATTCTAGGGTGTCTCAGGTATGAAGAGGTCGCGGCCCACGCACATGTGGACCTTTGCATAGAGTGGATAAAAGAGCTCAAACCTGACACTGCCGTGCTTACCCATATGAGCCACGATCTTGACTATCACCAACTGACGGATTACGTAAAAGAAAAGCTCCCGGGCGGGAACGTCCTTGTTGCCTATGATGGCCTGGAGCTCAATCTATAG